From one Henningerozyma blattae CBS 6284 chromosome 1, complete genome genomic stretch:
- the MRPL20 gene encoding mitochondrial 54S ribosomal protein mL58 (similar to Saccharomyces cerevisiae MRPL20 (YKR085C); ancestral locus Anc_5.682) gives MWKCVRGLRTTVSVQNKAASSIKKSQNINEIPKLKGPKTIYNPRTSASNYKGYLKKRNTPGLYFDPAPSSSTGSINSETIPLAFLPPNDPRRKFAEQIRQNDRLNVSDAPSVLLSKSSSRPEGKTYHLMPEQIEEIKKLRASDPEKYTRKVLAKQFDVSPLFISLVSSASKERLTEMDRRLKLIKNRFHPKRAIARDDRKKRKELWYRA, from the coding sequence ATGTGGAAATGTGTTAGAGGACTCAGAACAACAGTTTCAGTGCAAAACAAGGCTGCATCTAGTATTAAGAAATCACAAAACATTAATGAAATACCTAAACTCAAAGGACCTAAAACTATATATAACCCCAGAACTTCAGCATCGAACTATAAAGGttacttaaaaaaaagaaacacCCCAGGTCTATATTTTGATCCAGCTCCCTCATCATCAACAGGATCTATTAATAGTGAAACAATCCCATTAGCGTTCCTGCCTCCCAATGACCCAAGAAGAAAATTCGCTGAGCAAATCAGACAAAACGATCGTTTAAATGTCTCAGATGCTCCATCAGTTTTACTAAGTAAGAGCTCTTCTCGCCCTGAGGGGAAAACATACCATTTAATGCCTGAACAAATCGAAGAAATCAAGAAGTTAAGGGCGTCAGATCCTGAAAAGTATACCAGAAAAGTTTTGGCTAAACAATTTGATGTTTCACCATTGTTTATTTCATTAGTTTCGAGTGCTTCAAAGGAAAGACTGACTGAAATGGATCGTAGATTGAAGCTAATAAAGAATCGTTTCCATCCAAAGAGAGCAATTGCAAGAGACGATaggaagaaaagaaaagaattgTGGTATAGAgcttaa
- the RTS2 gene encoding Rts2p (similar to Saccharomyces cerevisiae RTS2 (YOR077W); ancestral locus Anc_5.685) — protein sequence MGKAEFGTAKYISKQLKARGLQKLRYYCQVCKKQCRDENGFKSHIRSPHHLKMISNVNETDIQEYTQLFEKDFLRLLRTSHGEKKIEANKFYNEFIQDKDHIHMNSTTFTSLTKFIQHLEKTGKIQIHVDKASVNDGELVGNNIDMGQSLISYIDRSQNAIEHNEKIRALENGQKTEQEIKHILLKQQIERAKKQELEDKLDGDVSKNNDVPEEEFNGKISINLNSSSKTSDTNTQNKVKKQKRKKKNVFKS from the coding sequence ATGGGTAAGGCAGAGTTTGGAACAGCCAAGTATATCAGCAAACAATTAAAAGCTAGAGGTCTTCAAAAGCTTCGATATTATTGCCAAGTATGTAAAAAGCAATGTAGGGATGAAAATGGGTTTAAATCACACATCCGGTCACCTCATcatttgaagatgatatCCAACGTGAATGAGACTGATATTCAAGAGTATACACAATTATTCGAAAAGGATTTTCTTCGGTTGCTAAGAACTTCTCATGGTGAAAAGAAAATCGAAGCAaacaaattttataatgAATTCATTCAAGATAAAGATCATATACACATGAACTCTACTACATTTACTTCTCTTACGAAATTTATACAGCACTTAGAAAAGACAGGCAAAATACAGATACATGTTGATAAAGCAAGCGTTAATGACGGAGAATTGGTTGggaataatattgatatggGGCAAAGTTTAATAAGTTATATCGATCGATCTCAAAATGCTATTGAgcataatgaaaaaataagagCATTAGAAAATGGTCAAAAGACAGAACAAGAAATAAAACATATCTTACTCAAACAGCAGATAGAGAGGGCAAAAAAACAGGAACTAGAAGATAAACTTGACGGAGATGTATCTAAAAATAACGATGTACCTGAAGAGGAATTTAATGGCAAgatatcaataaatttaaattccaGTAGCAAAACCTCCGATACAAACACTCAGAATAAAGtgaagaaacaaaaaagaaagaagaaaaatgtttttaaatcatGA
- the DAD2 gene encoding Dad2p (similar to Saccharomyces cerevisiae DAD2 (YKR083C); ancestral locus Anc_5.676), whose product MEPNSLEHILREKTAELQALKQITSLTDNLKVELEQMAIQTSKIRDNSASVSEVTDHWNSILRSISQASLKILQYTQSDYEVGSWKNENNATEKDEDKDNAVPLPETLVRIRTDDDDK is encoded by the coding sequence ATGGAACCAAATAGTTTAGAGCATATATTAAGGGAAAAAACGGCTGAACTCCAGGCGCTAAAGCAAATTACTAGCTTAACAGATAATTTGAAAGTTGAATTAGAACAAATGGCTATTCAAACGTCAAAAATTCGAGATAATTCAGCCTCTGTGAGTGAAGTTACAGATCATTGGAACTCAATTTTAAGATCTATTTCTCAAGCTTCTTTAAAGATATTGCAATATACACAAAGTGATTATGAAGTTGGATCATGGAAAAACGAGAATAATGCTACTGAAAAAGACGAAGATAAAGACAATGCTGTTCCACTACCTGAAACTCTTGTTAGAATTCGTACTGATGATGACgataaatga
- the OMA1 gene encoding metalloendopeptidase (similar to Saccharomyces cerevisiae OMA1 (YKR087C); ancestral locus Anc_5.684), giving the protein MFKTLSFNISKNIIRNNNKFLFQRVNIQCYNQSSYNRFNNRHQFSITNYINDPKKRNRLALIIGATGIFYILNQEKAPVTGRRRFIWISSWLEMKISNYTYKSMLNETRGTMLPQNHPTTKKVEKIFHKIVEASYKEETVDRSQLDGIDWKIHVINDSRAPPNAFVLPGGKVFIFSEMLRICGNDDGIATVLSHEFAHQLARHTSENLSKAPIYTLLGVLLYSITGTGSFNNILMDGLLRMPASRQMETEADYIGLMIMARACFHPEEAVRLWQRMTQYERRSGLGMRNVEFLSTHPTSEKRIVNMQNWMSQARSLYEQSDCNVPNSFYQGFRDSFTGGIIEPAYLAWN; this is encoded by the coding sequence atgttTAAAACACTCTCTTTTAATATCTCAAAGAATATAAtcagaaataataataaatttctttttcaacgTGTAAATATACAATGCTATAATCAAAGTTCCTACAATAGATTTAACAATAGGCATCAATTTTCTATTACAAATTATATCAATGATCCAAAGAAGCGTAATAGATTAGCACTTATTATTGGTGCCACAggtatattttatattttaaatcaagAAAAAGCACCTGTAAcaggaagaagaagattcaTTTGGATTTCATCGTGGCttgaaatgaaaatttcaaattatacGTATAAGTCTATGCTAAATGAAACAAGAGGAACGATGCTTCCACAGAATCATCCTACTACTAAAAAGGTTGAGAAGATATTTCATAAAATCGTAGAAGCATCCTATAAGGAAGAAACAGTAGATCGATCTCAGCTAGATGGTATTGATTGGAAAATCCACGTTATAAACGATTCAAGAGCTCCTCCTAATGCATTCGTTCTACCAGGGGGTAaagtatttatatttagtGAGATGTTGAGGATCTGTGGAAATGATGATGGCATAGCTACCGTTTTGTCACATGAATTTGCTCATCAGTTAGCAAGACATACTTCAGAAAATTTGTCCAAAGCACCAATATATACATTGCTAGGcgtattattatattcaataaCAGGTACTGggtcttttaataatatactaATGGATGGCTTGCTACGAATGCCTGCTTCCAGACAAATGGAGACTGAAGCTGATTATATAGGACTAATGATTATGGCAAGAGCCTGCTTTCATCCTGAAGAGGCCGTTAGACTTTGGCAAAGGATGACTCAGTATGAAAGAAGAAGTGGATTAGGAATGCGTAATGTAGAATTTTTAAGTACTCATCCTACAAGTGAGAAAAGAATCGTTAATATGCAGAACTGGATGTCACAGGCAAGATCATTATACGAACAATCGGATTGTAATGTTCCAAACTCATTTTATCAGGGATTCAGAGACTCATTTACCGGAGGGATCATTGAACCTGCATATTTGGCTTGGAACTGA
- the UFE1 gene encoding Ufe1p (similar to Saccharomyces cerevisiae UFE1 (YOR075W); ancestral locus Anc_5.679), producing the protein MSDITNVFRKYVSIIEENRRTPTLTPDDIKSASQTQTLIHESLNDSFMFECKELFKTIIDLRKILISIEPRYLDDSDLTEEEKDDMDTEIRLQFQQYMQKFRMLEKYETERQSLIDKQVEASKNKLSNILLSSSKGNKKKLNNDTHNEFRLGVLQSLNLWIGLVSSQFSSMQEERLAFQKKFEATDFSVNSSSPVDLHPEVSISLSKPLNEDDPHEEIKHFEETISRLTQEQVQLLETEHEELINHKNDQLKKVENINKTITDIVSIQHELATHLQTQSQNINKILDNQDDVEINIREGNKQLAKARKSASRTAKMTTYIAIILGILILFLDYIG; encoded by the coding sequence atgagTGACATAACAAATGTTTTTAGGAAGTATGTTAGTATTATTGAGGAAAATAGACGTACACCTACACTTACTCCAGATGATATAAAATCAGCATCTCAAACGCAGACACTTATTCATGAATCACTTAATGATTCTTTTATGTTTGAATGTAaggaattatttaaaacaatcaTTGATTTACGAAAGATTCTAATATCAATTGAACCACGGTATCTTGATGACTCTGATTtaactgaagaagaaaaggaTGACATGGACACAGAAATTAGACTTCAGTTTCAACAGTATATGCAAAAATTTAGAATGCTGGAGAAATATGAAACTGAAAGACAATCACTTATAGATAAACAAGTGGAAGCTTctaaaaacaaattaagcaatattttattatcatcatcgaaagggaataaaaaaaaattaaataatgatacgCATAATGAATTTAGACTGGGTGTGTTACAGTCATTAAATTTGTGGATTGGCCTTGTATCATCacaattttcttcaatgCAAGAGGAGAGATTGGcttttcaaaagaaatttgaaGCAACTGATTTTAGCGTTAATTCATCTTCTCCAGTGGATCTACATCCTGAAGTTAGTATTTCTTTGTCAAAACCTTTGAATGAGGATGATCCACACGaagaaataaaacattttgAAGAAACAATTTCAAGATTAACTCAAGAGCAAGTACAACTTTTAGAAACAGAACATGAggaattaataaatcataaaAATGATCAACTTAAAAAAGTGGAGAATATTAACAAGACGATTACTGATATTGTATCAATCCAACATGAATTAGCAACACATTTACAGACACAATCACAGAATATTAACAAAATTTTGGATAACCAAGACGACGTTGAGATCAATATTAGGGAAGGTAACAAACAGTTGGCAAAAGCCAGAAAATCAGCAAGTAGGACTGCTAAAATGACCACATACATAGCCATAATTTTGGGTATTCTAATCTTGTTCCTAGATTATATAGGCTAA
- the MTD1 gene encoding methylenetetrahydrofolate dehydrogenase (NAD(+)) (similar to Saccharomyces cerevisiae MTD1 (YKR080W); ancestral locus Anc_5.673) — MSAPNPQAKPGLTILASKISKPYIEDIEREVQELKSIRPDGPVLVGFLANNDPAAEMYANWTKKTSESMGFKYELRRIDDKDFLEEAIIEANNDDKVDGIMVYFPVFGNAQDQYLQQVVSRDKDVEGLNHVYYQNLYHNIRYLDDEKDKKLKSILPCTPLAVVKVMEYLKLYNTLLPMGNRMYGKKCVIINRSEIVGRPLAALLANDGATVFSIDIDNIQKFTRGEKLKYKKHHVEDLGKFSDELLKECCKDADVIITGVPGDSYKFPTQYIKDGAVCINFSSNKNFSDEVKEKASFYVPSTGKVTIAMLLRNLLRLVKNREYIKAHPEAV; from the coding sequence ATGTCTGCACCAAATCCACAAGCTAAGCCTGGTTTAACCATTCTCGCATCAAAGATTTCAAAACCATATATCGAAGATATCGAAAGGGAAGTTCAAGAGTTAAAATCAATTAGACCAGATGGGCCAGTGCTAGTTGGATTTTTGGCAAATAATGACCCAGCTGCTGAAATGTATGCAAATTGGACTAAAAAAACTTCGGAATCTATGGGGTTCAAATATGAATTAAGAAGAATCGACGATAAAGACTTTTTAGAAGAAGCAATCATTGAAGCAAATAACGATGATAAAGTTGATGGGATAATGGTTTACTTCCCAGTGTTTGGTAATGCCCAAGATCAATATTTGCAACAAGTTGTATCAAGAGACAAAGATGTTGAGGGCTTAAACCATGTTTATTATCAGAATTTATATCataatattagatatttagatgatgaaaaagacaaaaagTTGAAATCCATTTTGCCATGTACACCTTTGGCAGTGGTTAAAGTTATGGAATACTTAAAGCTATATAATACATTATTGCCTATGGGTAATAGAATGTATGGTAAAAAATGTGTGATAATTAATAGATCCGAAATTGTAGGAAGACCTTTAGCTGCGTTACTTGCAAATGATGGCGCAACtgttttttcaatagatattgataatatccAGAAATTCACTCGtggtgaaaaattaaaatataaaaagcATCATGTCGAAGATTTAGGTAAGTTTTCggatgaattattaaaggaaTGCTGTAAGGATGCAGATGTCATAATTACAGGTGTACCAGGCGACTCTTACAAGTTCCCGACTCAATACATTAAAGATGGTGCTGTATGTATTAACTtttcatctaataaaaacttCAGTGATGAAGTAAAGGAGAAGGCTTCATTTTATGTTCCAAGCACGGGTAAGGTAACGATTGCAATGTTATTAAGAAACCTCTTGCGTTTAGTAAAAAACagagaatatataaaagcTCACCCAGAAGCTGTATAG
- the TRZ1 gene encoding tRNase Z (similar to Saccharomyces cerevisiae TRZ1 (YKR079C); ancestral locus Anc_5.671) gives MYTFQPITHPTSDTKHPLLLLQSIGGERYLFGKIPEGAQRTLTENKIKISKVEHIFLTGKLDWSSIGGLPGMILTIADQGKDKLKLHYTNTILDYIIATWRYFVLRFGIQLSTSIMKDQEVFKDDILKVKAFQVLKPSTESSISEAYLQNDYCPFKRQEAKHLKEIVSKMFPKDIPSDDYDSSNDPTINVELPKDFKIPNITTCYEIQFNNIRGKFKNEEAMKLGVPRGPLFAKLANGEDVTLENGIVVKSEQVLEKSRSFPNVLILDIPDDSFIELFQEKFKYYDASNLGVVYYFIGENVSISEELIKFMEMFGPEVESFVSHENISPNLISFKGAAGATLKLKSYQPDCFNIPNTEKLLSKEFFDCFQKDVPNGCSLIQRSEDDLVSNIPSNKVHVFSVGNDMIVSPKDDPIGKSIALKEQNFNNIPQLNQIFDKEVQSMRYPNISYESMIKNQQLLHNFNSTPEKQKNVEVITLGTGSALPSKYRNVASTLIKVPFFREDGNIDSRIIFFDAGENTFGTLTRMFSSRDLATIMKDTKLIYLSHLHADHHLGIISLLTEWYKHNKDDINSQLYIVAPWLYFNFLKECIPIEEQDIFAKIRFINAEHLLDNSSIRMQYKQLSLETLLNFKSGIIKKLKPEIDILTGKKNVELIEKMCFDLNLKSFQTCRAKHCLWAYSNSVTFNLSHDSNKQFKISFSGDTRPNLETFAKGIGYESDLLIHEATLENELIEDAIQKKHCTINEAITVSNTMKAKKLILTHISQRYPKIPQNKDCIDILANEHCFAFDGMIINYENLGEQEKYVKRLRTIFFENDQDD, from the coding sequence ATGTACACATTTCAACCAATTACGCATCCTACAAGTGACACTAAGCATCCATTGCTATTGTTGCAGTCTATTGGTGGtgaaagatatttatttggtaAAATACCTGAGGGTGCACAAAGAACATTGACTgagaataaaattaaaatctcTAAAGTAGAACACATCTTCTTAACAGGTAAATTGGATTGGAGTAGTATTGGAGGTTTACCCGGTATGATACTAACCATTGCTGATCAAGGGAAGGATAAATTAAAGTTGCATTACACTAATACAATCTTGGATTATATTATTGCTACTTGGAGATATTTTGTATTAAGATTTGGGATTCAATTAAGTACTTCCATTATGAAAGATCAAGaagtatttaaagatgATATATTGAAAGTAAAAGCCTTCCAGGTCTTAAAACCATCAACAGAATCTAGCATTTCAGAAGCATACCTTCAAAATGATTATTGCCCATTTAAACGCCAAGAAGCTAAACATCTTAAAGAAATTGTATCTAAGATGTTTCCAAAAGATATACCTTCCGATGATTATGATTCGTCAAATGATCCAACAATAAATGTTGAATTACCAAAAGATTTTAAGATTCCAAATATAACTACTTGTTatgaaattcaatttaataacaTTAGAGGTAAATTCAAGAATGAGGAAGCCATGAAATTAGGTGTGCCAAGAGGTCCATTATTTGCAAAATTGGCCAATGGTGAAGATGTCACATTAGAAAATGGTATAGTTGTTAAATCAGAACAAGTGTTAGAAAAGTCAAGATCTTTCCCcaatgttttaattttggatATCCCAGATGATTCATTTATAGAATTATTCCAAGAAAAGTTTAAATACTATGATGCGTCAAATTTGGGAgttgtttattatttcatagGTGAAAATGTATCAATTTCTGAAGAGCTTATCAAGTTTATGGAAATGTTTGGACCTGAAGTAGAATCCTTTGTTTCAcatgaaaatatttctcccaacttaatatcatttaaagGTGCTGCTGGTGCCacattaaaattaaaatcttatCAACCGGATTGTTTTAATATCCCAAATacagaaaaattattgtcAAAGGAATTTTTCGATTGCTTCCAAAAAGACGTTCCTAATGGGTGCTCATTAATTCAAAGATCAGAAGATGATTTAGTTTCAAATATACCGTCAAATAAAGTGCATGTGTTTTCTGTAGGTAATGATATGATAGTAAGTCCCAAAGATGACCCCATTGGAAAATCTATTGCTCtaaaagaacaaaattttaataatatcccTCAATTGAATCAgatatttgataaagaaGTACAATCGATGAGATATCCTAATATCTCTTATGAATCGATGATTAAAAATCAACAATTGCTTcacaattttaattcaactccagaaaaacaaaaaaatgtGGAAGTTATCACCTTGGGGACTGGTAGTGCATTACCttcaaaatatagaaaTGTAGCATCAACTTTAATAAAAGTTCCATTTTTTCGTGAAGATGGCAACATTGattcaagaattattttctttgatGCTGGTGAAAATACTTTTGGCACACTAACTAGAATGTTCTCATCTAGAGACTTAGCCACAATAATGAAAGATACGAAATTAATCTACTTGAGTCATCTTCATGCAGATCATCACTTAGGTATAATTAGTTTATTAACTGAATGGTATAAGCATAACAAGGATGATATTAATTCacaattatatattgttGCGCCTTggttatattttaattttttgaaagaatGTATTCCTATAGAAGAACAAGATATTTTTGCtaaaattagatttattaatgcGGAGCATTTACttgataattcttcaattcgTATGCaatataaacaattatcattagagacattattaaattttaaatcagGAATAATTAAGAAACTAAAGCCTgaaatagatattttaaCTGGTAAGAAAAACGTAGAactaattgaaaaaatgtgctttgatttgaatttaaaatctttcCAAACTTGTAGAGCCAAACATTGTTTATGGGCATATTCTAATAGCGTTACATTCAATTTATCTcatgattcaaataaacaatttaaaatatcattttcaggTGATACTCGTCCTAATCTTGAAACGTTTGCTAAAGGCATTGGTTATGAATCCGATTTGTTAATTCATGAGGCTactttagaaaatgaattgatTGAAGATGCTATTCAAAAAAAGCATTGCACTATAAATGAGGCAATAACAGTATCAAATACAATGAAAGCTAAGAAATTAATCTTAACCCATATCTCTCAAAGATATCCAAAAATCCCACAAAACAAAGATTGTATTGATATCTTGGCAAATGAGCATTGTTTTGCATTTGACGGaatgattattaattatgaaaatcttggagaacaagaaaaatatgtCAAAAGATTGAGAaccatattttttgaaaatgatcaAGATGATTAA
- the HBS1 gene encoding ribosome dissociation factor GTPase HBS1 (similar to Saccharomyces cerevisiae HBS1 (YKR084C) and SKI7 (YOR076C); ancestral locus Anc_5.680) → MAPYDYDDDDLEDFHDDIPDFQDEQEFDDYLNDEEYDLMSQQFPQAKKALQDYQGWNNLAVKLAIFDSDFDLDQALINLKRTYKKKKTPAPKPIIATPQAVNSLSADTKKLSITGNDEVWFEDEDDKIDKKDEPVLKTYKRTTVPTKPRNMIDIKKYIENTKPHCSFVVLGHVDAGKSTLMGRLLYDIGAVDNQLIRKLKKESESIGKGSFHLAWVMDQTKEERERGVTVSICTSDFETDKVKFTIVDAPGHRDFVPNAIQGISQADVGVLSIDCGTDAFESGFNLDGQTKEHALLARSMGVHYLIIVMNKMDSVNWSEERFQKVKADLSVFFDEIGFKENQIEWVPVSGLSGAGVYKIPYPEAQNWYQGPNLVQRLEELAEKVYKVSSSEVLDTPFLFAITDVTTSKKAGEAIITGRVEAGSIQPGETITIYPSEQSVLVDKITSGNEDKTVPIAIKNDFVTLKLRHAFPEDIQAGDLGAYVTIEIPPSQNLKLHMLTFKLGRPILPGTPVMLFKGVREQPARINKLVSLVDKHDVEKIIKKKVRHLSSGQAAIVEVELVEKKRWIPILTFQQNKHLGRVILRKDGKTIAAGIILDSSI, encoded by the coding sequence ATGGCGCCTTATGATTACgacgatgatgatttagaaGATTTTCACGATGATATTCCAGATTTCCAAGATGAGCAAGAATTtgatgattatttaaatgatgaagaatatgATTTAATGAGTCAACAATTCCCACAAGCAAAGAAGGCATTACAAGATTACCAAGGTTGGAATAATCTAGCTGTTAAATTAGCTATTTTTGATTCAGACTTTGATCTAGATCAAGCTTTgattaatttgaaaagaacgtacaaaaaaaaaaagactcCAGCACCAAAACCAATTATCGCCACACCTCAAGCtgtaaattctttatctgCTGATACAAAAAAACTAAGTATAACCGGCAATGATGAAGTATGgtttgaagatgaagatgataaaaTCGATAAAAAGGATGAGCCAGTATTAAAAACATATAAAAGAACAACTGTTCCAACTAAACCAAGAAATAtgattgatattaaaaagtatattgaaaatacaaAGCCTCACTGTAGTTTTGTTGTTTTAGGCCATGTTGATGCTGGGAAGTCTACTTTAATGGGTAGACTATTGTACGATATTGGTGCTGTGgataatcaattaattcgtaaattaaaaaaagaaagtgAAAGTATTGGTAAAGGTTCTTTTCATTTAGCTTGGGTTATGGATCaaacaaaagaagaaagagAGCGTGGTGTCACTGTTTCTATTTGTACAAGTGATTTCGAAACTGATAAGGTTAAGTTCACTATTGTTGATGCACCAGGCCACAGAGATTTTGTTCCAAATGCGATCCAAGGTATTTCACAAGCGGATGTTGGTGTATTGTCAATCGATTGTGGTACCGATGCATTTGAATCAGGTTTCAACTTAGATGGACAGACAAAAGAGCATGCATTGCTGGCAAGAAGTATGGGTGTACATTATCTAATTATAGTTATGAACAAAATGGATAGTGTGAACTGGTCAGAAGAAAGATTTCAGAAGGTGAAGGCAGATCTATCAGTTTTCTTCGATGAAATTGGCTTTAAAGAGAATCAGATTGAGTGGGTACCTGTTAGTGGGCTATCAGGTGCCGGTGTTTATAAAATACCTTATCCAGAAGCTCAAAACTGGTACCAAGGCCCAAACTTAGTTCAGCGCTTGGAAGAATTAGCTGAGAAAGTTTATAAAGTCTCTAGTTCTGAGGTGTTAGATACTCCATTCTTATTTGCTATTACAGATGTTACCACATCTAAAAAGGCAGGCGAAGCTATCATTACAGGACGAGTGGAAGCTGGCTCTATTCAACCAGGTGAAACTATAACCATTTACCCATCGGAACAAAGTGTGTTAGTTGATAAAATTACGAGTGGAAATGAAGATAAAACTGTTCCTATTGCCATAAAAAACGACTTTGTTACATTAAAACTGCGCCATGCATTTCCAGAAGATATTCAAGCGGGTGATTTAGGAGCATACGTTACAATAGAAATTCCACCATCTCAGAATTTAAAGTTGCATATGCTAACTTTTAAATTAGGTAGGCCTATCTTACCGGGCACTCCAGTTATGTTATTTAAAGGCGTACGCGAACAACCTGcaagaattaataaattggtATCTTTAGTCGATAAACACGATgtggaaaaaattattaagaaaaagGTTAGACATTTGAGTTCAGGCCAAGCAGCCATTGTTGAAGTTGAATTAGTTGAGAAAAAACGATGGATACCAATATTAACATTTCAACAAAATAAGCATCTTGGTAGAGTTATTTTGCGTAAAGATGGTAAGACGATTGCAGCAGGTATCATCCTGGATTCTTCGATTTAA